Proteins encoded together in one Nitrospirota bacterium window:
- a CDS encoding 6-bladed beta-propeller, which yields MISKRYVLRIVFLFSLLSLIVSCAPTYQKPNIDLVWPLPPEEPRIKYVDIIRSTLDVGKKSSMADVLFGEEKVEVMAKPYGVAVDKQGVIYVADPGRVFVFDLKNKTYDFIGSQPGAGKLSFPFGLGLADDGRLFVTDISQDRVFVYKDRKFAGAIGQEGELDGPSGVAVDNARGLIYVVDSKKHYVNVYSLKDYAKLRTIGARGEGPGEFNFPTNIALDAEGKLYVVDTGNFKVQVFNAEGKHLRTFGQLGDAPGTFGRPKGIAVDSEGHVYVVDTAFDNFQIFDQEGKLLLFVGGPGNPPGKFWLPAGIAIDSEDKIYVVDQYPGLVQIFQYLGGKGKKN from the coding sequence ATGATTTCAAAACGCTATGTGTTACGCATTGTATTTCTTTTTTCCCTCCTCTCTCTTATCGTCTCTTGTGCTCCTACCTACCAGAAACCGAACATAGATCTGGTCTGGCCGCTCCCTCCTGAAGAACCCAGGATCAAATACGTTGATATAATCAGGAGTACCCTTGATGTGGGGAAGAAAAGCAGTATGGCTGATGTGCTTTTTGGCGAAGAGAAGGTAGAGGTTATGGCAAAGCCTTACGGTGTCGCGGTTGATAAACAGGGCGTTATCTACGTTGCTGATCCCGGAAGGGTTTTTGTCTTTGACCTGAAAAATAAAACCTATGATTTTATCGGCTCTCAGCCGGGAGCCGGCAAACTGAGTTTTCCTTTTGGCCTCGGTTTGGCGGACGATGGTCGGCTTTTTGTTACTGACATCAGTCAGGACAGGGTCTTCGTCTATAAGGACAGGAAGTTTGCCGGAGCGATTGGACAGGAGGGTGAACTGGATGGCCCCAGCGGTGTTGCGGTAGATAACGCAAGGGGTTTGATCTATGTTGTTGACTCAAAGAAACATTATGTGAACGTTTACTCTCTAAAAGACTATGCAAAGCTCAGGACCATAGGCGCAAGAGGTGAAGGGCCAGGAGAATTTAATTTTCCTACAAACATTGCCCTTGATGCCGAAGGAAAGCTTTACGTGGTTGATACCGGAAATTTCAAGGTGCAGGTTTTTAACGCTGAGGGCAAGCACCTTAGAACTTTCGGTCAGCTGGGAGATGCCCCCGGCACCTTTGGCAGGCCTAAAGGTATTGCGGTTGACTCAGAAGGGCATGTTTATGTTGTGGACACTGCTTTTGACAATTTTCAGATATTTGACCAGGAAGGGAAGCTCCTTCTTTTTGTGGGTGGCCCCGGGAACCCCCCTGGGAAGTTCTGGCTGCCTGCCGGCATAGCGATCGACTCTGAAGACAAGATATATGTGGTTGATCAGTATCCCGGGCTTGTTCAGATTTTTCAGTATCTTGGCGGGAAAGGGAAGAAGAATTAA
- a CDS encoding DUF2304 domain-containing protein translates to MTTQLKILAAVIGVTLFLYIIELVRRKRLREEYAWLWMLTGLMIVVLSVWYDLLVFLGRLLGGILPSALLFFFGLLALLLICLHLSIKLSTLTDQVKRLSQELALTRVQKGSS, encoded by the coding sequence ATGACTACACAGCTGAAAATTCTGGCTGCCGTTATCGGTGTAACACTTTTTCTCTATATCATAGAACTGGTGAGAAGGAAGAGACTGAGAGAGGAGTATGCATGGCTCTGGATGCTGACAGGTTTGATGATCGTAGTCCTATCGGTTTGGTATGACCTGCTTGTCTTTCTCGGCAGACTCCTCGGTGGCATTCTGCCTTCAGCCTTGCTTTTCTTTTTCGGTCTGCTCGCCCTTTTGCTCATCTGCCTTCATCTGTCCATTAAATTATCAACGTTGACTGATCAGGTAAAAAGGCTTTCCCAGGAACTTGCGCTCACGAGGGTGCAAAAAGGGAGTTCTTGA
- a CDS encoding glycosyltransferase family 2 protein: MEQFIIIIPAFNEEGRIGKTVPGIRSLTDMEIVVVCDGCGDATLSEARLSGATVIELPFNLGYGAALQTGYQYAIGKGYAYALQMDADGQHDPAYIPVLLERVQAGDVDVAIGSRFLGESDYRPTTIKKIGMIFFSAIASFLTGKEITDPTSGFQALNRKAMGLYASEAYPVDFPDADVLIMLHRQGLRFVEVPVKMNPNTKKKTMHSGLVPVYYLFKMMLSIVVTLLRKNEFRRES, encoded by the coding sequence ATGGAGCAATTTATTATTATTATCCCGGCCTTTAATGAGGAAGGCAGGATTGGGAAGACCGTCCCCGGTATCAGGTCCCTCACGGATATGGAGATTGTGGTTGTCTGTGACGGATGTGGAGATGCTACTCTCAGTGAGGCGCGATTATCCGGCGCGACCGTGATCGAACTTCCCTTTAATCTTGGCTATGGAGCAGCTCTTCAGACAGGCTATCAGTATGCAATCGGGAAGGGATATGCTTATGCTTTGCAGATGGATGCCGATGGCCAGCATGATCCTGCATACATCCCTGTGCTTCTTGAGAGGGTGCAGGCAGGAGATGTTGATGTGGCTATCGGGTCGCGGTTTCTTGGCGAAAGTGATTATCGTCCCACCACCATCAAAAAGATCGGAATGATTTTTTTTAGCGCGATCGCCTCATTTCTGACCGGCAAGGAGATCACGGATCCCACTTCGGGGTTTCAGGCTTTGAACAGGAAAGCCATGGGGTTGTATGCGAGTGAGGCCTATCCGGTGGATTTCCCTGATGCTGATGTGCTTATCATGTTACACCGGCAGGGATTGAGGTTTGTGGAGGTGCCGGTAAAGATGAACCCAAACACCAAGAAGAAGACCATGCATAGCGGCCTCGTGCCGGTTTATTATTTATTTAAGATGATGCTGTCCATCGTTGTGACACTATTGAGAAAAAATGAGTTCAGGAGAGAATCATGA
- a CDS encoding glycosyltransferase, producing MPPLVSVIILAYNAERFLREAIESILNQSFRNFELLIINDSSTDSTSDIVTEYEAADSRVKSHTNPKNMGIPKSRNIGVELARGKYIAWLDSDDIAAPERLQMQVAFFEDQPEYALISSDLEIIDELGCTIGARIYPHDDKEIRKVLLRYNPFAQPASMLRRSVFDEVGPYCETMHVCEDYDLFLRISGHYRVANIPLPLLKYRMSTIQSKSMLLKKTISSTLKVQRAARKSGFPDSLVNRSYRVGLSVLLLVPSSVVLWFFNKATFIKNAR from the coding sequence ATGCCTCCATTGGTTTCTGTCATAATCCTAGCATATAACGCCGAGCGTTTTCTGCGGGAGGCAATAGAAAGCATTCTCAACCAGTCCTTTCGGAACTTTGAATTGCTTATCATTAATGATAGCTCTACTGACTCGACTTCTGATATCGTAACTGAATACGAAGCAGCGGATTCAAGGGTTAAAAGCCATACTAACCCAAAGAATATGGGAATCCCGAAGAGTAGAAATATTGGTGTTGAGCTGGCTCGGGGGAAATACATTGCTTGGCTTGATAGTGACGACATTGCTGCACCCGAGCGATTGCAGATGCAGGTCGCTTTTTTCGAAGATCAGCCGGAATATGCCCTGATTTCGAGCGATCTGGAAATTATTGATGAGCTCGGATGTACCATAGGAGCCCGTATCTATCCGCATGATGACAAAGAGATTCGTAAGGTCTTGCTGCGCTATAATCCCTTTGCTCAGCCGGCTAGCATGCTTCGTCGCAGTGTATTCGATGAGGTTGGCCCGTATTGCGAGACAATGCACGTCTGTGAGGATTATGATCTGTTTCTGCGTATCTCGGGTCACTATCGGGTAGCTAACATCCCTTTGCCTCTGCTGAAGTATCGTATGTCGACGATCCAGTCGAAATCGATGCTATTGAAAAAGACGATCAGTTCCACCCTCAAGGTGCAGCGGGCAGCAAGAAAAAGCGGTTTTCCGGATTCGCTGGTGAACAGATCTTATCGCGTCGGTTTGTCGGTATTGCTACTGGTACCATCAAGTGTGGTTCTTTGGTTTTTCAATAAGGCGACTTTCATCAAGAATGCCCGTTGA
- a CDS encoding class I SAM-dependent methyltransferase: MLIKLKKLFESSFKLDLDYPFVSKPRYTINAPHKQLYEIIARNNDRYSDILNAMQMHEIKFRSISINQGLNRVDPYWDNGWFPVLDAMVLYHFLVINNPSTFIEVGSGNSTKFARRAITDHGLRTKIISIDPYPRADIDSICDQVIRERLEDVDLSIFSSLGAQDIVFIDNSHRIFMNSDATVVFLDILPILESGVLIQLHDICLPYDYPEDWVARYYSEQYGLACYLLAQGGGLETVFPCKFIVHDNKLSPVVEDLCNRSGLATVQRNGCSFWLRRK; the protein is encoded by the coding sequence ATGTTAATCAAGTTAAAGAAACTATTTGAGTCAAGTTTTAAACTGGACCTTGATTATCCCTTTGTCTCCAAACCAAGATATACGATCAATGCTCCGCATAAACAGCTTTACGAGATAATAGCAAGAAACAATGACAGATATTCCGACATACTCAACGCCATGCAAATGCATGAAATTAAATTCAGGTCGATATCAATCAATCAAGGGTTGAACAGAGTTGATCCTTATTGGGATAATGGCTGGTTCCCTGTCCTTGACGCCATGGTTCTCTATCATTTTTTAGTTATAAATAACCCCAGCACTTTTATTGAGGTCGGATCCGGAAACTCGACGAAGTTTGCCAGAAGAGCAATAACTGACCATGGACTTAGAACTAAAATTATTTCAATCGATCCGTATCCGCGAGCGGACATCGATTCAATTTGTGATCAAGTGATACGGGAAAGACTTGAGGATGTCGACCTTTCTATTTTCTCGTCTCTTGGTGCTCAGGATATAGTGTTCATCGACAACTCGCACAGAATATTTATGAACTCTGATGCAACGGTAGTTTTTTTGGATATTTTGCCCATTCTTGAAAGCGGAGTTTTGATTCAACTGCACGATATCTGCCTGCCGTATGATTATCCGGAGGATTGGGTCGCTCGTTATTACTCAGAACAGTATGGCCTTGCTTGTTATTTGTTGGCGCAGGGGGGAGGACTCGAAACAGTTTTTCCGTGCAAATTTATTGTCCATGACAATAAACTATCTCCCGTAGTGGAAGACTTGTGCAATCGAAGTGGCTTGGCGACAGTGCAACGAAATGGCTGTTCTTTCTGGTTACGTAGAAAGTGA
- a CDS encoding GDP-mannose 4,6-dehydratase, with amino-acid sequence MGKVLITGAAGVSGRNLARLLSTEKEMQICLTDLHVESGVDSFVCDLIDTDAVDRMLAEIRPDRIYHLAGGYYDDYATNYQINVLATKYLLDACLKHELHVRILLVGSAAEYGLVRPEDNPVREDHPLSPVSLYGLSKVYQTELMKYYRNVFDMDIVMARTFNLLGEGFSLKLFVGNLLQQIADYKHGIVDKIRVGNLENKRDYLPVADAVGFYKIIMDRGVSGQIYNVGSGKSVKIRNILNKLISENGIEQSSVVACMENRNASKIDIEDIFADISKLSGLIDCREI; translated from the coding sequence ATGGGTAAAGTCCTGATCACGGGAGCAGCGGGTGTTTCAGGCCGAAATCTTGCCAGGTTGCTGAGCACCGAAAAGGAGATGCAGATTTGCCTCACAGATTTGCATGTCGAATCCGGGGTGGATAGTTTTGTCTGCGATTTGATTGACACCGATGCTGTGGACCGTATGCTTGCAGAAATTAGACCGGATCGGATTTATCACCTTGCCGGGGGCTACTATGACGATTATGCAACAAATTATCAGATCAATGTTCTCGCAACAAAATATCTATTGGATGCCTGCCTGAAGCATGAATTGCACGTCAGAATTTTGTTGGTAGGCAGCGCTGCCGAATATGGGCTGGTACGGCCTGAAGATAATCCTGTGAGGGAGGACCATCCGCTCAGCCCTGTCAGTCTCTACGGCTTAAGCAAGGTATATCAGACAGAACTGATGAAATACTACCGGAATGTATTTGATATGGATATTGTCATGGCAAGAACATTTAACCTATTGGGAGAAGGGTTTTCGCTCAAGCTGTTTGTCGGGAACCTGTTGCAGCAGATTGCTGATTACAAGCATGGGATTGTCGATAAAATCCGGGTCGGAAATCTTGAAAACAAAAGGGACTATCTCCCGGTTGCCGATGCGGTCGGATTCTATAAAATAATCATGGATCGTGGAGTGTCCGGGCAGATATATAATGTTGGAAGTGGCAAGTCAGTCAAGATACGCAATATATTAAATAAATTAATTTCTGAAAACGGTATAGAGCAATCATCAGTTGTTGCTTGTATGGAGAACAGGAATGCATCGAAAATCGATATTGAAGATATTTTTGCAGACATATCAAAATTGTCTGGTTTAATCGATTGCAGGGAGATTTGA
- a CDS encoding NTP transferase domain-containing protein, with product MRAIILAGGKGTRLKPYTTFIPKPLVPIGGEMPILEAVLRQLALAGFDHVTLAVNHLSNLIMAYFGDGSRWGVKIDYSLEDKPLSTIGPLTLIPDLPENFLVMNGDILCDLDYRAFYDFHVNSGSDVTVSSYKRDTKIDFGVLRYDSSCYIREFIEKPVHRYDVSMGIYGIRRTLIEKLPKGEPYGFDDLMLDGIAKGQRLLARPFEGFWLDIGRPDDYDFANENYDEIKKRLGF from the coding sequence ATGAGAGCAATTATTCTGGCGGGTGGCAAAGGCACACGGTTGAAGCCGTATACAACCTTCATCCCGAAGCCCCTTGTTCCGATCGGTGGCGAAATGCCTATTCTTGAGGCAGTGTTGCGTCAGCTTGCTCTTGCCGGATTTGATCATGTGACTCTGGCGGTCAACCATTTGTCCAATCTTATCATGGCCTATTTTGGAGACGGCTCCCGATGGGGGGTCAAGATTGATTATTCTCTGGAAGACAAGCCCTTGAGTACGATCGGCCCGCTTACACTAATTCCGGATTTACCCGAAAATTTTTTGGTTATGAACGGGGATATCCTATGCGATCTTGACTATCGCGCATTTTATGATTTTCATGTGAATAGCGGGAGTGATGTTACGGTTTCTTCCTACAAACGTGATACAAAAATCGATTTTGGCGTGCTGCGCTATGATTCGTCCTGCTATATACGCGAATTTATCGAAAAGCCGGTCCATCGCTATGATGTGAGCATGGGGATTTATGGTATCAGACGGACTTTGATCGAGAAGCTTCCCAAGGGGGAGCCCTATGGGTTCGACGACCTGATGCTGGACGGAATTGCGAAAGGTCAGCGATTGCTCGCCCGCCCGTTTGAAGGTTTTTGGCTGGACATAGGCCGTCCTGACGACTACGACTTTGCCAACGAAAATTACGATGAAATCAAAAAACGGCTGGGGTTTTAA
- a CDS encoding SDR family NAD(P)-dependent oxidoreductase encodes MKVLVTGADGFIGSHLVEALLEEGCQIKAFVYYNSFNSWGWLDTLAKEKLAQIEIFAGDIRDPNGVETAVKGCDVIFHLAALIGIPFSYHSPDSYVDTNIRGTLNVLQAARKFPVEKVLSTSTSEVYGTARYVPIDEIHPLQGQSPYSATKIGADRLVESFWRSFGLPAVIVRPFNTYGPRQSARAVIPTIIAQLLGGAQEIQLGSQSPIRDFVFVRDTVCGFVEIAKSDRTIGEEINIATGVEISVGELAEKLIKQLNPSARIVCKEQRIRPDKSEVERLLGCNKKLLRLTDWKMHYDLEGGLRETIEWFKTPVNLAGYKSDIYNV; translated from the coding sequence ATGAAAGTTCTTGTAACTGGTGCCGACGGTTTTATCGGCAGTCATCTGGTTGAAGCACTGCTTGAGGAAGGATGCCAGATCAAGGCCTTCGTATATTATAATTCATTCAATTCCTGGGGTTGGCTGGATACGCTTGCAAAAGAAAAGCTCGCGCAAATTGAAATATTTGCGGGTGATATTCGTGATCCTAACGGTGTTGAAACTGCTGTCAAGGGGTGTGACGTTATCTTTCATCTGGCGGCGTTGATCGGCATACCCTTTTCATACCATTCGCCGGATTCCTATGTCGACACGAATATTCGAGGGACATTGAATGTGCTCCAGGCCGCGCGTAAATTTCCTGTAGAAAAGGTGCTTTCCACATCGACCTCGGAAGTCTACGGGACGGCCCGTTACGTACCGATCGACGAAATCCATCCCCTTCAGGGACAGTCTCCTTACAGCGCTACAAAGATCGGTGCGGACCGCCTGGTGGAATCATTCTGGCGCTCTTTCGGATTGCCGGCGGTGATCGTTCGACCGTTTAATACGTATGGCCCCAGGCAGTCTGCTCGGGCTGTTATTCCGACGATCATTGCACAGCTATTGGGGGGGGCGCAGGAAATCCAACTGGGCAGCCAGAGTCCGATCCGGGATTTTGTCTTTGTGAGAGATACGGTGTGTGGGTTTGTCGAGATTGCCAAGTCGGACCGGACCATCGGGGAAGAGATCAATATCGCGACCGGTGTGGAAATTTCGGTGGGAGAGCTTGCCGAAAAGCTGATAAAACAGCTTAATCCATCCGCCCGGATCGTCTGTAAGGAGCAGCGCATACGTCCTGACAAGTCAGAGGTTGAGCGACTGCTTGGCTGCAACAAAAAACTTCTCAGACTGACGGATTGGAAAATGCATTATGACCTGGAAGGAGGTTTGCGGGAGACGATCGAGTGGTTCAAAACTCCCGTCAATCTTGCAGGCTATAAAAGCGATATCTATAACGTCTAA
- a CDS encoding glycosyltransferase, translated as MKNRPLSTVGEAKPFRNGRPKVSVRVMCYNQEDYIAQAIDSILMQKTSFDMEIVIGDDFSDDGTLRIIRKYEKQYPHIIRILEREKGDIYYQSRIKFGRLYNFVDILKRCRGDYIALLDGDDFWADPLKVQKQADFLDSHPECAICFHPVKVISDEDLLVPSFIPINHEKQISTIEDLVVENFIPSCSTMFRSRLFESFPDWFYSLNQGDWSLHILNAQHGDIGYIDENMAICRMHSGGVWNRTKLTERIEAVIGSHHTINKHLKYKYRKFIKPKIAEYYFELYTLYKSSGEIEKARVCLLKYIFSSFQKREGTNYTLFVLAAKLYVPFLFKITAYIRKKLQKY; from the coding sequence ATGAAAAATAGGCCATTATCAACTGTCGGCGAGGCGAAACCTTTCAGAAATGGGAGGCCTAAAGTGAGTGTTAGGGTTATGTGCTATAACCAGGAAGATTACATAGCACAGGCAATTGACTCTATCCTTATGCAAAAAACTAGTTTTGACATGGAAATAGTTATCGGTGATGATTTTTCTGACGATGGCACACTGCGAATTATTCGCAAATACGAGAAACAATATCCGCATATTATTCGTATATTAGAGAGAGAAAAGGGCGACATTTATTATCAATCAAGGATAAAATTTGGACGTCTATATAATTTTGTCGATATCCTTAAGCGCTGTCGGGGGGATTATATCGCGCTACTGGATGGCGATGACTTCTGGGCCGATCCGCTAAAGGTGCAAAAGCAGGCAGATTTTCTTGATTCCCATCCAGAGTGTGCAATCTGTTTCCATCCAGTAAAGGTTATTTCAGACGAAGATTTGTTGGTGCCTTCTTTTATTCCTATTAATCATGAAAAACAAATTTCAACTATTGAAGATTTGGTTGTCGAAAATTTTATTCCAAGCTGTTCAACAATGTTTAGAAGCAGATTGTTTGAATCGTTTCCCGATTGGTTTTATTCGTTGAATCAAGGGGATTGGTCGCTGCATATCCTAAACGCTCAACATGGAGATATCGGTTATATTGACGAAAATATGGCTATTTGTCGCATGCATTCTGGAGGAGTATGGAATAGAACGAAATTAACAGAAAGGATCGAAGCGGTTATTGGGTCGCATCATACCATTAATAAACATTTAAAATATAAATACCGTAAGTTTATAAAACCAAAAATTGCTGAGTATTATTTTGAATTGTATACATTATATAAATCGAGTGGTGAAATAGAGAAAGCCAGAGTATGTCTCTTAAAGTATATTTTCAGTTCTTTTCAAAAAAGAGAAGGGACAAATTATACATTATTTGTATTAGCAGCAAAACTTTACGTCCCATTTTTGTTCAAAATAACTGCATATATCCGCAAGAAATTGCAGAAATATTAG
- a CDS encoding sulfotransferase, protein MNNPLFIIGNPRSGTTLLRLMLNNHRNIVIPPECGFMIWWYYKYASWNESCVNNVRHVTSFLEDLQLSRKIETWSLNIAKLNNYVLQNKPASYSDLVSCVYEFYGESRGRTFTKWGDKNNFYLHHIGTLKKLFPDAFFIHIVRDGRDVACSYMRLNKKKIVSQYAPNLPCKIEDIAYEWVGNIREIRESFNLINWDNTLEIKYEDLVANPESKLKELCWFIGEEYDPSMLEYFVSQLDEPADFLQWKDKLLEKPSSSQVGAYRRELSGNDIALFKSIAHEILSAYFYD, encoded by the coding sequence ATGAACAATCCTCTATTCATAATCGGTAATCCACGATCCGGCACAACTCTATTAAGGCTGATGCTTAATAATCATCGTAATATTGTTATTCCTCCTGAATGCGGGTTCATGATTTGGTGGTATTACAAATACGCATCATGGAATGAATCCTGTGTGAACAATGTGCGGCATGTGACTTCCTTTCTTGAGGATCTTCAATTATCGAGAAAGATAGAGACGTGGTCATTGAATATTGCTAAGCTCAATAACTATGTCCTGCAGAACAAACCTGCATCATATTCAGACCTGGTATCGTGCGTATATGAGTTTTACGGTGAGTCGAGGGGCAGAACCTTTACGAAATGGGGTGATAAGAATAATTTTTATTTGCATCATATAGGCACACTCAAAAAACTATTTCCAGATGCTTTCTTTATTCATATTGTTAGAGATGGCCGGGATGTAGCCTGCTCCTACATGCGTTTGAACAAAAAAAAGATTGTTTCGCAATATGCCCCCAACCTGCCTTGCAAAATAGAAGATATTGCTTATGAATGGGTCGGCAACATCAGGGAAATAAGAGAATCCTTTAATTTGATCAACTGGGATAATACGCTTGAAATTAAGTATGAAGACCTTGTTGCTAATCCGGAAAGCAAGCTGAAAGAATTATGCTGGTTTATTGGTGAAGAATATGATCCATCGATGCTGGAATATTTTGTATCCCAATTGGATGAGCCTGCAGACTTTCTTCAGTGGAAGGATAAACTCTTGGAAAAACCTTCGAGTTCACAGGTCGGCGCTTACAGACGGGAATTGAGTGGTAATGACATTGCACTCTTCAAATCAATAGCTCATGAAATCTTGTCAGCTTATTTCTATGATTGA
- a CDS encoding DegT/DnrJ/EryC1/StrS family aminotransferase, translating to MNNAKKTGGIFVTRPDLPPLEEFVKSLEEIWDSRWLTNMGKFHREFEEALCEYLGVKYLSLFTNGTLALITALQVLRITGEVITTPFSFVATTHALHWNGIKPVFCDIEPDYFNLDPEKIEAAITPKTTAILPVHVYGNPCNVERIAGIADTYGLKVIYDACHAFGVRVKGESVLNFGDLSVLSFHATKIFTTFEGGAIVCHDEKTKKRIDYLKNFGFANETTVVAPGINAKMSEFQAALGLLQLKYVDKFIEKRGQIAEIYKNKLRDVKGIRIIKDIKDLRRNYGYFPILIDPKESGKTRNEIYQELKDQGYLVRRYFFPLISQFPTYRGLPSASSDNLPVAEDVATNILCLPIYSSLSGDHVETICSILGAQ from the coding sequence ATGAATAACGCAAAAAAGACCGGAGGAATATTTGTCACGAGACCGGATCTGCCGCCGCTGGAGGAATTTGTTAAGTCTCTTGAGGAGATTTGGGACAGCAGGTGGTTAACTAATATGGGGAAATTCCATCGGGAGTTTGAAGAAGCCCTATGTGAATACCTTGGCGTGAAATATCTTTCGCTTTTTACCAACGGAACGCTTGCGCTCATTACTGCTCTGCAGGTGCTGCGCATAACCGGTGAAGTGATAACGACACCCTTCAGTTTTGTTGCGACGACCCATGCCCTTCACTGGAACGGCATAAAACCTGTTTTTTGTGATATAGAGCCTGACTATTTTAATTTGGATCCTGAGAAGATTGAAGCTGCCATTACACCAAAAACAACTGCAATCCTTCCCGTACATGTTTATGGCAATCCCTGTAATGTGGAGAGGATAGCCGGCATAGCGGATACCTACGGGTTGAAAGTCATTTATGATGCCTGTCATGCCTTTGGTGTCAGGGTGAAGGGAGAATCTGTGTTGAACTTTGGCGATCTGTCCGTACTCAGTTTTCATGCAACAAAGATATTTACTACCTTTGAGGGAGGTGCTATTGTCTGTCATGACGAAAAGACAAAAAAACGCATAGATTATCTCAAAAACTTTGGATTTGCAAACGAGACTACGGTTGTGGCTCCTGGAATTAATGCGAAGATGAGTGAGTTCCAGGCCGCGCTGGGGTTGTTACAACTAAAATATGTTGATAAGTTTATCGAAAAAAGAGGGCAAATCGCTGAGATATATAAGAACAAGTTGAGGGATGTAAAGGGAATTAGGATAATAAAAGATATTAAGGATCTGAGGCGCAACTACGGATATTTTCCGATATTAATTGACCCGAAAGAAAGCGGGAAGACGCGTAATGAAATTTATCAGGAACTCAAAGACCAAGGCTACCTTGTCAGGAGATATTTTTTCCCACTAATCAGTCAGTTCCCGACCTACAGGGGATTGCCGTCCGCATCGTCAGATAACTTGCCAGTTGCTGAAGACGTTGCGACCAATATATTGTGTCTTCCTATATATTCTAGCCTTTCAGGTGATCATGTTGAGACAATTTGTTCCATTCTGGGCGCTCAGTGA
- a CDS encoding FkbM family methyltransferase: MTFIAAIKELLKESLNNDFRDNYDYFRFGELVVPEQHSLNQRFAVHEIISRIAPGYYISSIVRKHQTLIDKFKYLYELLADKSSKELLIKILVYRILGHKKVKLPTNTSDFWNATADLANKADKKSSIRLDFMAWVLNIFDLAQIGWPIKVYSSPRSVYNTFVARQYEYHSQSHVIKVERGDIVIDAGGGWGDTTLRFAHQTGQSGRVYSFEIVSANRDIMHANITLNPELADRIDIVPDALWNESGLLVPVAVNGPASRINIDRIGIDVRTITVDDFAAAKKLSNVNFIKMDIEGAELEALKGAENTLRKYRPKLAISLYHKVEDFADIPKFIESLGLGYRYYLGHFTIHEEETVLFAMANTNQL; encoded by the coding sequence ATGACATTTATTGCCGCCATCAAAGAGTTGTTAAAAGAGAGTCTTAATAATGATTTTCGTGACAATTATGATTATTTTCGTTTCGGCGAGCTGGTTGTCCCTGAACAGCATAGTCTTAATCAACGGTTTGCGGTGCACGAAATCATCAGCAGAATAGCTCCCGGTTATTATATTTCGTCAATAGTAAGAAAGCATCAGACTCTCATTGATAAATTTAAATATCTTTACGAGCTTCTTGCTGATAAATCATCGAAAGAATTATTGATAAAGATTCTTGTGTATCGAATCCTTGGTCACAAAAAAGTGAAGCTCCCTACTAATACCTCCGATTTTTGGAATGCCACTGCAGACCTCGCCAATAAAGCCGACAAAAAAAGTAGTATTCGATTGGATTTCATGGCTTGGGTGCTCAATATATTTGATCTGGCGCAGATAGGCTGGCCAATAAAAGTTTACAGTAGTCCTCGGTCAGTATATAACACTTTTGTTGCGAGACAGTACGAATATCATTCTCAATCTCATGTGATTAAGGTTGAACGGGGCGATATTGTAATAGATGCGGGGGGTGGGTGGGGTGATACTACCCTAAGATTCGCCCATCAGACCGGCCAATCGGGCAGAGTCTATTCGTTTGAAATTGTTTCTGCTAATCGTGATATCATGCATGCGAATATTACGCTGAACCCTGAGTTGGCGGATAGGATTGATATTGTACCTGATGCGTTGTGGAATGAGTCGGGTCTTTTGGTTCCCGTTGCTGTTAATGGCCCAGCAAGTAGAATAAATATCGATCGGATTGGCATTGATGTCAGAACGATTACTGTCGATGATTTTGCAGCTGCGAAAAAATTGTCGAATGTGAATTTTATAAAAATGGATATTGAAGGGGCTGAACTAGAAGCTCTCAAAGGAGCTGAAAATACGTTACGGAAGTACAGACCAAAATTGGCAATTTCACTTTATCATAAGGTGGAAGATTTTGCAGATATCCCTAAATTCATCGAGTCACTAGGTTTGGGCTACAGATATTATCTTGGGCATTTTACAATTCATGAAGAAGAGACCGTGTTATTTGCCATGGCAAATACTAACCAATTGTGA